From the genome of Candidatus Caldatribacterium sp.:
CACTCAACCGGTCCGTTTTTCCCCTCGATGTCCCAGCCTCTTCTTCTCCTGAAGCCGTACAGTACTTCGCAGAGAACCTAAAGATTTTGAGCGAGGAGCTCCTTGCCCTGAGCGGGGTATCCTGGGAGGCCTTCGAGAACACCTTGCGCAAAGCCCTCCAGGAAGCGCCAAAAAAGAGCGAAAGCGCAGAGAACCGTCCTTCCCTCCTTCTCCTTGGCTCGCATTTTGCTTCTGCAATTCTTCCTCTCCTTGAGGCTCGGGGCTTTGTGGTTCTTGCCGATATCCCCAAAGAGCGTCCCTACATTTTCCTTGAGCCCTTCACGCCCTCCCTTTCCCCCCTTGTGGATCTGGCACGCCTTGTGCTCCTTCACCGTCTTCCCTGCCCCCGCTTTCCCGGAAAAGTGCGGAGGGAATTCCTGAAAAAGCTCTGCAGAGAGCTCCCCATACGGGGCGTCATCATCTTCTTCTCCAAATTCTGCGATCCCCAGCTCTACGAAATCGGACTCCTTCGCCGGGAACTCGAAGTTCCGGTTCTCCTCCTTGAGCACGATCTCACCTCTTCGCTTG
Proteins encoded in this window:
- a CDS encoding 2-hydroxyacyl-CoA dehydratase; its protein translation is MRALGYFCHYVPEELLVACGFEAICFEPDFSLSVSPLFPVPFCALCKSFTQWAINHKDLSGFVVPLACDASRRTYETLRALNRSVFPLDVPASSSPEAVQYFAENLKILSEELLALSGVSWEAFENTLRKALQEAPKKSESAENRPSLLLLGSHFASAILPLLEARGFVVLADIPKERPYIFLEPFTPSLSPLVDLARLVLLHRLPCPRFPGKVRREFLKKLCRELPIRGVIIFFSKFCDPQLYEIGLLRRELEVPVLLLEHDLTSSLAQWETRLDAFLEMIRHG